From a single Dehalococcoidia bacterium genomic region:
- a CDS encoding ABC transporter substrate-binding protein, translating into MGNTRIFAFNGLVGVLAVVILASFLAVACESEEQAAAVDTPASAAYRIGVMDSITGVGETYGNVAAHAKQMAADEINAARGVNGNKLELVIEDSKCNAQDAITAFRKLTDVDGVKIILGTSCSGAMLGVAPLAEENRVVLFSGLASNPDIADAGDYLFRTQISDVEDGVSTGNVLWSDGVRTLATITEETDYAECVRRTSVDRFTELGGEIVAEERFSSDITDFRTQLTKLFESSPDALHISPQSEFAGGTIVKQAREISYEGPIYGETVSVGVTALEIAGDAATGMKAITAAPDPKNEKAQQVLSDFRERYNYVTLPWHLGSAYDDVYIAAECLKRTGDDQDADGFRDCLYEITWSGAIGDNYSFDEKGEVVGLSRAVVEILPPAERTEENYGFRVLGLASDWAVDSN; encoded by the coding sequence TTGGGCAATACGCGCATCTTTGCGTTTAACGGGCTTGTAGGTGTCCTGGCAGTGGTTATCCTTGCCAGTTTCCTAGCTGTCGCTTGCGAGTCCGAGGAACAAGCTGCTGCTGTCGACACTCCCGCTTCTGCTGCGTACAGGATCGGCGTCATGGACTCGATTACAGGTGTTGGCGAGACCTATGGGAACGTGGCTGCACACGCCAAGCAGATGGCCGCCGATGAGATTAACGCAGCGAGAGGAGTCAACGGGAACAAGCTGGAACTCGTTATCGAAGACTCAAAGTGCAACGCGCAAGACGCGATTACGGCGTTCAGAAAACTGACGGATGTCGACGGTGTAAAGATCATCCTTGGCACTTCGTGCAGCGGCGCGATGCTGGGAGTCGCGCCACTCGCTGAAGAGAACAGAGTTGTCCTGTTCTCAGGCCTCGCTAGCAACCCTGACATAGCCGACGCAGGAGACTATTTATTCCGAACGCAGATCAGCGATGTCGAGGACGGTGTCAGCACCGGCAACGTTCTCTGGTCGGATGGTGTTCGTACCCTAGCCACGATCACGGAAGAGACTGACTATGCTGAGTGCGTTAGGCGGACCTCAGTCGACCGATTCACCGAACTAGGTGGAGAGATCGTGGCTGAGGAACGCTTTTCGTCCGACATCACTGACTTCAGGACGCAGTTGACGAAGTTATTCGAGTCGAGTCCTGACGCATTGCACATATCTCCCCAGTCCGAGTTCGCGGGCGGCACAATCGTAAAGCAGGCGCGAGAGATCAGCTATGAAGGCCCAATCTACGGAGAAACCGTTTCGGTTGGAGTCACTGCGCTTGAGATCGCAGGAGACGCGGCGACTGGGATGAAGGCGATAACTGCAGCGCCTGATCCGAAGAACGAGAAGGCCCAGCAAGTGCTTTCGGATTTCCGGGAACGGTACAACTACGTCACCCTGCCCTGGCATCTTGGCTCTGCCTATGACGACGTCTACATCGCGGCCGAATGCCTCAAACGGACGGGCGACGATCAAGACGCCGATGGTTTCAGGGATTGCCTGTACGAGATCACCTGGAGCGGGGCGATAGGTGATAACTACAGCTTCGACGAAAAGGGAGAAGTCGTAGGGCTCTCCCGCGCTGTGGTCGAGATCCTTCCTCCCGCCGAGAGAACGGAAGAGAACTACGGTTTCAGAGTGCTGGGGCTGGCTTCCGACTGGGCGGTAGATTCCAACTAG
- a CDS encoding cobyric acid synthase gives MTELRPARVVMIQGTGSSVGKSFIVTGLCRLFAQDGYRVAPFKAQNMSLNSAVTPDGLEIGRAQAVQADAAGVEPEVEMNPVLLKPEGHRTSQLVAMGKMRGKLQAMDFLTRKKRLWTVVADALDNLRQRYDIIVVEGAGSPAEINLRSGDIVNMAIALHANAPVFLVGDIDKGGVFASLYGTVELVAKRERELIKGFIINKFRGDVELLKPGLDMIEDLTNVPVAGVLPYLTDVYVPEEDSPRMARVSDRNVHCGTIDIAILALPHMANFDEFDPLARRDGVRLRYVRRSSELGRPDLVIIPGSKTTVDDLTALRESGVEEGVRRHLEDDRPLVGVCGGMQMLGASIHDPDGVESDQPVVQGMGILDIDTHFVSDKTTTRTQGTIVGNTGLLEGASGLDFAGYEIHVGVSDSRGEANPVMNPHDGGPPVGFVDASGRVLGTYVHDLFKNDEVVDRILSNVATMRGLDGSYGTDDFSQDAEYDRLASYLREHLDVGLLYSSMEIG, from the coding sequence ATGACAGAACTGAGGCCAGCGCGAGTTGTGATGATCCAGGGTACGGGATCGTCGGTTGGTAAGAGCTTTATCGTCACGGGGCTGTGCCGGCTGTTTGCCCAGGATGGGTACAGAGTCGCACCGTTCAAGGCTCAGAATATGTCGCTCAACTCGGCCGTCACTCCCGACGGATTGGAGATCGGTCGGGCCCAGGCAGTACAGGCAGATGCAGCCGGCGTTGAGCCTGAAGTCGAGATGAACCCGGTGCTTCTCAAGCCCGAAGGACATAGGACTTCCCAACTGGTTGCAATGGGGAAGATGCGTGGGAAGCTTCAGGCGATGGACTTCCTGACGCGCAAGAAGCGTCTGTGGACGGTCGTAGCAGACGCACTGGACAATCTCAGACAGCGTTACGACATTATTGTGGTCGAGGGGGCGGGCAGTCCGGCGGAGATCAACCTGCGATCTGGCGATATCGTCAACATGGCAATTGCTCTGCACGCCAATGCTCCTGTCTTTCTCGTTGGAGACATAGACAAGGGTGGTGTGTTTGCCTCGCTGTATGGCACGGTAGAGTTGGTCGCGAAACGCGAGCGGGAACTCATCAAGGGCTTCATCATCAACAAGTTCAGGGGCGACGTAGAGCTTCTGAAGCCGGGCCTGGACATGATCGAAGACCTCACCAATGTGCCTGTCGCTGGTGTGCTCCCATATCTGACCGATGTGTACGTACCTGAGGAAGATTCGCCCAGGATGGCCAGGGTGTCGGACCGGAATGTGCATTGCGGCACCATCGACATTGCGATCCTCGCCCTGCCTCACATGGCGAACTTCGACGAATTCGACCCGCTGGCGCGCCGCGATGGTGTGCGATTGAGGTATGTGAGGCGGTCGTCCGAGCTAGGTCGTCCTGACCTGGTCATCATCCCGGGATCCAAGACGACGGTGGATGACCTGACTGCGCTCAGAGAGTCTGGAGTGGAAGAGGGCGTCAGGCGTCATCTGGAGGACGATCGACCTCTCGTCGGTGTGTGCGGTGGAATGCAAATGCTGGGGGCGTCAATACACGACCCGGACGGAGTGGAGTCTGACCAACCTGTGGTGCAAGGTATGGGCATCCTGGACATCGATACACACTTCGTCAGCGACAAGACCACGACCCGGACTCAGGGCACTATCGTCGGGAATACCGGACTGCTAGAAGGGGCATCCGGACTTGACTTCGCAGGATATGAGATACACGTCGGCGTCAGCGATTCCCGCGGTGAGGCGAACCCTGTCATGAACCCCCATGACGGCGGTCCGCCGGTGGGATTCGTTGACGCCAGCGGACGCGTACTGGGCACGTACGTCCATGACCTCTTCAAGAACGACGAAGTGGTGGACAGGATTTTGAGCAACGTGGCGACCATGCGTGGCCTGGACGGCAGTTACGGGACAGATGACTTTTCCCAGGATGCTGAATACGACAGGCTCGCGAGCTATCTCCGGGAACACCTGGACGTCGGCCTCCTCTACAGCTCTATGGAGATTGGATAG